In Paractinoplanes brasiliensis, the following proteins share a genomic window:
- a CDS encoding bifunctional aldolase/short-chain dehydrogenase, with product MTNQAVRDLLERSNRLGADPRNTNYAGGNTSAKGTAADPVTGEPVDLLWVKGSGGDLGTLTENGLAVLRLDRLRALTRTYPGVEREDQMVAAFDYCLHGKNAAAPSIDTAMHGLVDVAHVDHLHPDSGIAIATAADGPALTEEIFGDRVLWVPWRRPGFQLGLDIAAAQKANPQAIGVILGGHGITAWGATSEECERNSVEIIERAANYLSKNGKAQPFGAPRTASLPEEARKARAAALFPVLRGLVSTDRVHIGHYTDSDVVLDFVNSERVHELAGKGTSCPDHFLRTKVKPMVLDTAPDAPLDEVVARARELHAAYREDYRAYYDRHATAASPAIRGADPAIVLAPGVGMFSFGANKQTARVAGEFYVNAINVMRGAESVSTYAPIDEAEKFRIEYWALEEAKLQRLPEPKPLATRIAYVTGGGSGIGRAIALRLAAEGACVVVADRDAEAAQRTADEIGGSAVTADVTNADAIRKSLREAVLTYGGVDLVVNNAGLSISKPLLETTEQDWDLQHDVMAKGSFLVSREAARVLLAQGLGGDIVYISSKNAVFAGPNNVAYGAAKADQAHQVRLLAAELGPHGVRVNGINPDGVVRGSGIFASGWGAQRAAVYGVPEERLGEYYAQRTLLKREVLPEHVANAVFALTGGDLTHTTGLHIPVDAGVAAAFLR from the coding sequence ATGACCAACCAAGCAGTCCGTGACCTCCTGGAACGCAGCAACCGGCTCGGGGCCGACCCGCGCAACACCAACTACGCCGGCGGCAACACCTCGGCCAAGGGCACGGCGGCCGACCCCGTCACCGGCGAGCCGGTCGACCTGCTGTGGGTCAAGGGCTCCGGCGGCGACCTCGGCACCCTCACCGAGAACGGCCTGGCAGTGCTCCGCCTCGACCGGCTGCGGGCGCTGACCCGCACCTACCCGGGTGTCGAGCGCGAGGACCAGATGGTCGCAGCGTTCGATTACTGCCTGCACGGCAAAAACGCAGCGGCGCCGTCGATCGACACCGCCATGCACGGGCTCGTCGACGTCGCGCACGTCGACCACCTGCATCCCGACTCCGGCATCGCGATCGCCACCGCGGCCGACGGGCCGGCGCTGACCGAGGAGATCTTCGGCGATCGGGTGCTGTGGGTGCCGTGGCGGCGTCCCGGTTTCCAGCTGGGTCTCGACATCGCCGCCGCGCAGAAGGCGAACCCGCAGGCCATCGGGGTCATTCTGGGCGGGCACGGGATCACCGCGTGGGGCGCCACCAGCGAGGAGTGCGAGCGCAACTCGGTCGAGATCATCGAGCGTGCCGCGAATTACCTGAGCAAGAACGGCAAAGCGCAGCCGTTCGGGGCGCCGCGTACGGCGAGCCTGCCGGAGGAGGCGCGGAAGGCCAGGGCGGCGGCCCTCTTCCCGGTTCTGCGGGGCCTCGTCTCGACCGACCGCGTCCACATAGGCCACTACACCGACAGCGACGTCGTGCTCGATTTCGTCAACAGCGAGCGCGTCCACGAACTGGCCGGGAAGGGCACGAGCTGCCCCGACCACTTCCTGCGTACGAAGGTCAAGCCGATGGTGCTCGACACCGCGCCCGACGCGCCGCTCGACGAGGTGGTGGCACGGGCACGGGAGTTGCACGCGGCGTACCGCGAGGACTATCGCGCCTACTACGACCGGCATGCCACCGCCGCCAGCCCGGCCATCCGCGGCGCCGACCCGGCCATCGTGCTGGCGCCCGGCGTGGGCATGTTCTCGTTCGGCGCCAACAAGCAGACCGCGCGGGTGGCCGGCGAGTTCTACGTCAACGCGATCAACGTGATGCGCGGCGCCGAGTCGGTTTCCACGTACGCGCCGATCGACGAGGCCGAGAAGTTCCGCATCGAGTACTGGGCGCTCGAGGAGGCCAAGCTGCAGCGCCTGCCCGAGCCGAAGCCGCTGGCCACCCGGATCGCGTACGTGACCGGCGGCGGCTCGGGGATCGGGCGCGCGATCGCCCTGCGGCTCGCGGCGGAGGGCGCCTGCGTGGTGGTGGCCGACCGTGACGCGGAAGCCGCGCAACGGACAGCCGACGAGATCGGCGGGAGCGCCGTCACCGCCGATGTGACCAACGCCGACGCGATAAGGAAGTCGCTGCGGGAGGCCGTGCTGACCTATGGCGGCGTCGACCTGGTCGTCAACAACGCCGGCCTGTCGATCTCGAAGCCGCTGCTCGAGACGACCGAGCAGGACTGGGACCTGCAGCACGACGTGATGGCGAAGGGGTCGTTCCTGGTGTCCCGCGAGGCCGCCCGCGTCCTCCTCGCGCAGGGCCTGGGCGGCGACATCGTCTACATCTCCAGCAAGAACGCGGTCTTCGCCGGGCCCAACAACGTCGCGTACGGCGCTGCCAAGGCCGACCAGGCCCATCAGGTGCGCCTCCTCGCCGCCGAGCTGGGGCCGCACGGCGTACGCGTCAACGGCATCAACCCCGACGGCGTCGTACGGGGGTCCGGGATCTTCGCCTCCGGCTGGGGCGCCCAACGAGCCGCGGTCTACGGCGTGCCGGAAGAGAGGCTGGGCGAGTACTACGCGCAGCGCACCCTGCTCAAGCGTGAGGTGCTGCCCGAGCACGTGGCCAACGCGGTGTTCGCGCTGACCGGGGGCGACCTCACCCACACGACGGGCCTGCACATCCCGGTCGACGCCGGGGTGGCGGCGGCCTTCCTGCGGTGA
- a CDS encoding LacI family DNA-binding transcriptional regulator, translating into MRNGKTPSVKDVAAAAGVSLGTVSNVMNRPEVVSARTRERVERAMSELGFVRNESARQLRAGTSRTLAYVMLDGTNPFFHDVAQGIELAAEDADLSLFICNSNSRAAREAVHLDRLLQQRVQGILITPVDPSAPHLDELARRGVPLVIVDRVRGADSCCSVSVDDVLGGRIAVEHLAEQGHTRVAVVGGPESLGQVSERLQGAREMWESLGRDPEDLIYLPTEALTVAEGRSAGERLAGLPARRRPTAAFCANDLLALGLLQQSIGAGLRVPDDLAIVGFDDIEFAAAAAVPLTSVRQPRQELGRAAAQLVLDEATNRDHRHQQLQFTPELVARASTVSRGWAR; encoded by the coding sequence GTGCGGAACGGCAAGACGCCGTCGGTCAAGGACGTGGCGGCTGCCGCCGGCGTCTCCCTGGGCACCGTCTCCAACGTGATGAACCGGCCCGAGGTGGTCAGCGCGCGCACCCGCGAGCGGGTCGAGCGGGCCATGTCCGAGCTGGGCTTCGTGCGTAACGAGTCGGCCCGGCAACTGCGCGCCGGCACCAGCCGCACCCTGGCGTACGTGATGCTCGACGGCACCAACCCGTTCTTCCACGACGTGGCCCAGGGCATCGAGCTCGCCGCCGAGGACGCCGACCTCTCGCTGTTCATCTGCAACAGCAACAGCCGCGCGGCCCGCGAGGCGGTGCACCTCGACCGGCTGCTCCAGCAGCGGGTGCAGGGCATCCTGATCACCCCGGTCGACCCGTCCGCGCCGCACCTCGACGAGCTGGCCCGCCGTGGCGTACCGCTGGTGATCGTCGACCGGGTGCGTGGCGCCGACAGCTGCTGCTCGGTCTCCGTCGACGACGTTCTCGGCGGCCGCATCGCGGTGGAGCATCTGGCCGAGCAGGGACACACCCGGGTCGCCGTGGTCGGCGGGCCCGAGTCACTGGGCCAGGTGAGCGAGCGGTTGCAGGGCGCCCGTGAGATGTGGGAGTCGCTCGGCCGTGACCCCGAGGATCTGATCTATCTGCCGACCGAGGCGCTGACCGTGGCCGAGGGACGTTCGGCGGGGGAGCGGCTGGCCGGCCTGCCCGCGCGGCGACGCCCCACGGCCGCGTTCTGCGCCAACGACCTGCTCGCGCTGGGTCTGCTGCAGCAGAGCATCGGCGCCGGCCTGCGCGTGCCGGACGACCTGGCCATCGTCGGTTTCGACGACATCGAGTTCGCGGCGGCGGCTGCGGTGCCGCTGACCTCCGTACGCCAGCCCCGCCAGGAACTCGGCCGCGCGGCGGCCCAGCTGGTGCTCGACGAGGCCACCAACCGGGACCACCGCCACCAGCAGCTGCAGTTCACGCCGGAGTTGGTGGCTCGCGCCTCGACGGTGAGCCGGGGCTGGGCTCGCTGA
- a CDS encoding sugar ABC transporter ATP-binding protein, which yields MAESNARPEDQPARRAVQPAQPRTPPDQQPPQPEVGRARPVQSYAQAVPLDEPVVEGGRPALLEVRGVSKSFGAVAAVQGVSFPLHRGEAHALVGENGAGKSTIVKMLAGVHRPDTGTLRVDGVDVDFAGPADAKAAGIAVIYQEPTLFPDLSVAENIAMGNQPLTRLRQIDRKQMHVNAERLFRRLGVPLDPARPARGLSIADQQLVEIAKALSVEARVLIMDEPTAALSAVEVERLFAVVRSLRDEGAAIMFISHRFEEITALCERVTIMRDGKHVATELVADLSVDDMIRRMVGRDLSALFPKLDVEPGEVVLEVEGLSRAGVFKDISFSVRAGEIVALAGLVGAGRSEVMQAVFGVDPYDSGVVKVHGKRLRKNEPRAAMAAGMALVPEDRRQQGLVMDLSIERNVTLPRARKLARLGLLFGGAERTAAETWTRRLQTKLGRLSDAVGTLSGGNQQKVVLAKWLATGPQLLIVDEPTRGIDVGTKAEVHRLMSSLAADGLAVVMVSSELPEVLGMADRVVVLREGRVAAQLSRSEATEESVMYAAMGQKVAM from the coding sequence GTGGCGGAGTCGAACGCCCGGCCCGAGGACCAGCCCGCGCGGCGTGCGGTCCAGCCCGCGCAGCCCAGAACCCCACCCGACCAGCAACCCCCGCAACCCGAGGTCGGGCGCGCCCGGCCCGTGCAGTCGTACGCCCAGGCCGTACCACTCGACGAGCCGGTTGTGGAGGGTGGGCGACCGGCGTTGCTTGAGGTTCGGGGCGTCAGTAAGTCGTTCGGGGCCGTGGCCGCCGTGCAAGGGGTCAGTTTTCCCCTTCATCGCGGTGAGGCGCATGCGCTCGTCGGCGAGAACGGGGCCGGTAAGTCCACCATCGTGAAGATGCTGGCCGGGGTCCACCGTCCGGACACCGGCACCCTGCGGGTCGACGGCGTCGATGTGGACTTCGCCGGCCCCGCGGACGCCAAGGCGGCCGGCATCGCCGTCATCTATCAGGAGCCGACGCTTTTCCCCGACCTGTCTGTGGCCGAGAACATCGCCATGGGTAATCAGCCGCTGACCCGGTTGCGGCAGATCGACCGTAAGCAGATGCACGTCAACGCCGAGCGCCTGTTCCGGCGTCTGGGGGTGCCGCTCGACCCGGCCCGTCCGGCCCGTGGGCTCTCGATCGCCGATCAGCAGCTGGTCGAGATCGCCAAGGCGTTGTCGGTCGAGGCCCGGGTTCTGATCATGGATGAGCCGACCGCCGCGTTGTCCGCCGTCGAGGTGGAGCGGCTGTTCGCCGTGGTGCGGTCGCTGCGCGACGAGGGTGCGGCGATCATGTTCATCTCGCACCGCTTCGAGGAGATCACCGCCCTGTGCGAGCGGGTCACGATCATGCGGGACGGCAAGCACGTCGCCACCGAGCTGGTCGCGGATCTGAGCGTCGACGACATGATCCGCCGCATGGTGGGGCGTGACCTGAGCGCGCTCTTCCCGAAGCTGGACGTCGAGCCGGGCGAGGTCGTGCTCGAGGTCGAGGGCCTGTCCCGCGCCGGCGTTTTCAAGGACATTTCCTTCTCCGTACGGGCGGGGGAGATCGTCGCTCTGGCAGGGCTGGTCGGCGCGGGCCGTTCCGAGGTCATGCAGGCCGTGTTCGGTGTGGACCCGTACGACAGCGGGGTTGTGAAGGTGCACGGCAAGCGCCTCCGGAAGAACGAGCCGCGCGCCGCGATGGCGGCCGGGATGGCGCTCGTGCCCGAGGACCGCCGGCAGCAGGGCCTGGTGATGGACCTGTCGATCGAGCGGAACGTCACCCTGCCCCGCGCGCGCAAACTGGCTCGGCTGGGTCTGCTCTTCGGGGGCGCCGAGCGTACGGCGGCCGAGACGTGGACCCGCAGACTGCAGACCAAGCTGGGCCGGTTGTCCGACGCCGTCGGCACGCTCTCGGGCGGCAACCAGCAGAAGGTCGTGCTGGCCAAGTGGCTGGCGACCGGCCCGCAGTTGCTGATCGTCGACGAGCCGACCCGCGGCATCGACGTCGGCACCAAGGCCGAGGTGCACCGGCTGATGTCGTCGCTGGCCGCCGACGGTCTCGCGGTCGTCATGGTCTCGTCGGAGCTGCCCGAGGTGCTGGGCATGGCCGACCGGGTCGTCGTGCTGCGCGAGGGCCGGGTCGCCGCCCAGTTGTCCCGTTCCGAGGCCACCGAGGAGTCCGTCATGTACGCGGCCATGGGTCAGAAGGTGGCCATGTGA
- a CDS encoding ABC transporter permease, with product MTTLSLNAPAKLFKTRELGIVLALALLVAYTAIDNPRFLSGQSIRDNLLNTAILAVMATGQAVVVITRNIDLSVGSVLGLSAFTVATMTSANPGLPMIVAILAGLTLGAVAGLVNGVLVRFGKVPALVVTLGTLYIFRGITYSWAGGSQVNADELPRHFLTFANDNLLGIPWLVLIALIVVGAASLMMRNYRVGRELYAMGSSPAAAELAGIKVARNLLGAFVLSGALAGLAGVLYAARFGTVDAAAGTGYELNVVAAVVVGGVAVFGGSGSVWGAALGALLLTVIGSALAVLDINQFWQQAIVGALIILAICADRLVAVRIARSLRKRDAHV from the coding sequence ATGACCACGCTGTCGCTCAACGCCCCCGCCAAGCTGTTCAAGACGCGCGAGCTGGGCATCGTCCTGGCCCTCGCGCTGCTGGTCGCGTACACGGCGATCGACAACCCGCGGTTCCTGAGCGGCCAGAGCATCCGCGACAACCTGCTCAACACGGCGATCCTCGCCGTCATGGCCACCGGCCAGGCGGTCGTGGTGATCACCCGGAACATCGACCTCAGCGTCGGCTCGGTGCTCGGCCTCAGCGCCTTCACCGTGGCCACGATGACGAGCGCCAACCCGGGCCTGCCGATGATCGTGGCGATCCTGGCCGGCCTGACTCTCGGCGCGGTGGCCGGCCTGGTCAACGGCGTGCTGGTGCGGTTCGGCAAGGTGCCCGCGCTGGTTGTCACGCTGGGCACGCTCTACATCTTCCGAGGCATCACGTACTCGTGGGCCGGCGGGTCGCAGGTCAACGCCGACGAGCTGCCCCGCCACTTCCTGACGTTCGCCAACGACAACCTGCTGGGCATCCCCTGGCTGGTGCTGATCGCGCTGATCGTGGTGGGCGCCGCCTCGCTGATGATGCGCAACTACCGGGTCGGCCGGGAGCTGTACGCGATGGGGTCGAGCCCCGCCGCCGCCGAACTGGCAGGCATCAAGGTCGCTCGGAACCTGCTCGGCGCGTTCGTCCTCAGCGGTGCGCTGGCCGGCCTGGCCGGGGTGCTGTACGCGGCCCGCTTCGGCACGGTCGACGCCGCCGCCGGCACGGGTTACGAGCTCAACGTCGTGGCCGCGGTTGTGGTCGGTGGCGTGGCGGTCTTCGGCGGCAGCGGCTCGGTCTGGGGTGCGGCCCTGGGCGCCCTGCTGCTCACGGTGATCGGCAGCGCTCTCGCGGTGCTCGACATCAACCAGTTCTGGCAGCAGGCCATCGTCGGCGCGCTGATCATCCTGGCCATCTGCGCCGACCGCCTGGTCGCGGTGCGGATCGCTCGATCGCTGCGGAAGAGGGACGCGCATGTCTGA